In one window of Candidatus Zixiibacteriota bacterium DNA:
- the nuoE gene encoding NADH-quinone oxidoreductase subunit NuoE: MILTDDSIRLIKEKMGRYPRRKSAILPALTVAYFQLGYLSPEIYEEISEIIQIPKVEIAEAASFYTMFPKEPVGKYLIQVCHNISCALLGAEALIDYLQAKLGIKKGETTADGLFTLITVECLGSCASAPMMQINDRYYENLTREKVDRILEELRSQA, encoded by the coding sequence ATGATTTTGACCGATGATTCGATTCGCCTGATTAAAGAAAAAATGGGGCGGTACCCCCGCCGGAAATCGGCCATATTGCCGGCCCTGACGGTGGCTTATTTCCAGCTTGGTTATCTCAGTCCGGAAATTTATGAAGAGATTTCGGAAATAATCCAAATCCCGAAAGTCGAAATTGCCGAGGCGGCCAGTTTTTATACCATGTTCCCCAAGGAGCCGGTCGGGAAGTACCTGATTCAGGTATGCCACAATATCAGCTGTGCCCTTCTCGGGGCCGAGGCCCTGATAGATTATCTGCAGGCGAAACTGGGAATAAAAAAGGGGGAGACAACCGCCGACGGGCTCTTCACCCTGATTACGGTTGAATGCCTGGGCAGTTGTGCCAGTGCGCCTATGATGCAGATCAACGATCGGTACTATGAGAATCTGACGCGCGAAAAGGTCGATCGGATTTTGGAAGAATTACGGAGTCAGGCCTGA
- the nuoF gene encoding NADH-quinone oxidoreductase subunit NuoF → METRVLFKYIDDPNQINIDTAVGHGAYRAWEKTLRELKPEEVIEQVKSAGVRGRGGAGFPAGVKWGFIPKSSPKPKYLVCNADESEPGTCKDRVLLEHDPHLVVEGMAIAAFAIGCHLAFIYVRGEFVYPYRTMEKAIAQAYEKGFLGKNVFGTGYDLDMIVHTGGGAYICGEETSLLNSLEGERGMSRIRPPFPAIEGLYACPTIVNNVETLASVPGIINNGVEWYRQYGTEKSPGTKIFSLSGHVKRPGNYEIELGTPLSVLINDLGGGMIDENHKLKAIIPGGSSTPMLLPDQIDIPLDYESLAAAGSMLGSGAVIVMDDRTCMVWAARILTHFYRHESCGKCTPCREGTGWLEQLIGRIERGEGHPGDVEKIESICDNILGRTVCPLGDAAVMPIQSSIKLFRDEWQYHIDHKKCMVKTEFEFK, encoded by the coding sequence ATGGAAACGCGGGTATTGTTTAAATATATCGACGATCCGAATCAGATCAATATCGATACTGCCGTGGGACATGGCGCCTACAGGGCCTGGGAGAAGACGCTTCGGGAGTTGAAACCCGAAGAGGTGATTGAGCAAGTTAAAAGCGCCGGTGTCCGGGGCCGCGGGGGAGCGGGATTTCCGGCCGGTGTCAAATGGGGATTTATCCCCAAAAGCAGTCCCAAACCGAAATACCTGGTTTGCAATGCCGATGAATCGGAACCGGGAACATGCAAAGACCGGGTATTGCTGGAGCATGACCCCCACCTGGTGGTCGAGGGCATGGCTATCGCGGCCTTCGCCATCGGCTGTCATCTGGCCTTTATTTATGTCCGCGGGGAATTTGTTTATCCGTATCGAACGATGGAAAAGGCCATTGCGCAGGCCTATGAAAAAGGTTTTTTGGGTAAGAATGTTTTTGGCACCGGGTATGACCTGGATATGATTGTTCATACCGGAGGCGGGGCCTATATCTGTGGCGAGGAAACCTCCCTTTTGAATTCGCTGGAGGGCGAGCGGGGGATGTCGCGAATTCGGCCGCCATTTCCGGCAATTGAAGGTTTGTATGCCTGCCCGACGATTGTCAACAATGTCGAAACCCTGGCCAGTGTGCCGGGGATTATAAATAACGGGGTCGAGTGGTACCGTCAATACGGGACGGAAAAATCGCCCGGCACCAAGATTTTTTCATTGTCGGGGCATGTCAAGCGGCCGGGCAACTATGAAATCGAACTGGGAACACCGCTTTCGGTTCTGATCAATGACCTGGGTGGCGGGATGATTGATGAAAATCACAAGCTCAAGGCTATTATCCCGGGCGGGTCATCAACCCCCATGCTGCTTCCGGATCAGATTGATATTCCCCTGGACTATGAATCCCTGGCGGCGGCCGGATCGATGCTTGGCTCCGGTGCGGTGATTGTTATGGATGACCGAACCTGCATGGTCTGGGCGGCCAGAATCCTGACTCATTTCTACCGGCATGAATCGTGCGGAAAATGCACTCCCTGCCGCGAGGGGACCGGCTGGCTGGAGCAGTTGATCGGTCGTATCGAGCGAGGCGAGGGTCATCCCGGCGATGTCGAAAAGATCGAGTCGATCTGCGACAATATTCTGGGCCGGACGGTCTGCCCTCTGGGTGATGCCGCGGTGATGCCGATTCAATCCTCGATCAAACTCTTTCGGGATGAATGGCAGTATCATATCGATCATAAAAAATGCATGGTCAAAACGGAGTTTGAATTCAAATAA
- the nuoG gene encoding NADH-quinone oxidoreductase subunit NuoG, whose amino-acid sequence MADNDNKVTFTIDGREVTVPRGTTVLEAAKSIGIEIPTFCWHPKLKPVGACRMCYVEIEKRPKLEVSCCTEAMPGMVVHTKSEKVLKGRKAIIEFTLLNHPLDCPTCDKGGECDLQDLTFAHGIDDSRFDFNKYRFIRDKKSTFDDYRLGPEIIRNQNRCILCYKCVRSNKEIFGEYDLGAFQRGNITEIDASPGQQVDSIYSGNLVEICPVGALTNTDWRYKIRVWKTKTADSICQYCADGCNIKLWAGRNRIFRATSRRNDDIDEGWICNVGRYGYQIANPEGRLTTPLVKKGDTQVPVSWEEAIGLVVRKFKEIKDRKGGVCIGGMISSMLDSRSLYSFSKFFRTVLNSNNVDFRIDYKMLPESYGDLYTRMASCKFSIADIEKSDLILVIGSNLIKEHPITNLRVRKAVTKRGARLFTINPMATKSGDISTDEIIYKIGNLQALINGLCLSLADGNTAVPGIDARQLKNLIEPTDLKAIEKLTGVGTERIQALAGALTQAKNVTLIVGEIITSSAARDQLAAAINNLILMAGIQNKGQIGFLARYSNSVGAQKLGVMPFLPVPMIEKMKEIWGTYPENAGLAADRMILSAKKEDIDSLFVIGANPIVTYPDGQFVNQGFEKLDFLVVADLFETETSAMADVVFPLSSWAEDDGTFINLEGREQIFKAALKPVGHSLPVYEIMNRIAGGMKARLYETKDSLDREIKDILDIYKPGVPDIQLRESHFIPEKINPDYPIPLLVVDETHHIGHLTEKSKSLSAFCNESFLEISPSMAEELNIAEGTLVRVESEIGKVVLPAKISEILDNEVVTVTRNFSARPVNVLQMRKRRIDRVKITGVEEK is encoded by the coding sequence ATGGCAGATAACGACAACAAGGTCACTTTTACTATCGATGGCCGGGAGGTCACGGTTCCCCGGGGAACAACGGTTCTTGAGGCGGCCAAATCGATCGGGATCGAGATTCCGACTTTCTGCTGGCATCCCAAGCTAAAGCCGGTTGGGGCCTGCCGGATGTGTTATGTCGAGATCGAAAAACGGCCCAAACTGGAAGTTTCCTGTTGTACCGAGGCTATGCCCGGCATGGTTGTCCATACCAAATCCGAGAAAGTGCTTAAAGGACGCAAGGCAATTATTGAATTCACTCTGTTAAATCACCCGCTTGACTGCCCGACCTGCGATAAAGGCGGGGAATGCGATCTGCAGGATTTGACATTCGCGCACGGAATTGATGATTCGAGATTCGATTTCAACAAATATCGTTTTATCCGTGATAAGAAATCGACTTTTGATGACTATCGCCTGGGACCGGAGATAATTCGCAATCAGAATCGGTGTATCCTCTGTTATAAATGCGTCAGATCCAACAAGGAAATTTTCGGAGAATACGATCTGGGGGCCTTTCAAAGAGGCAATATAACCGAGATCGATGCCTCGCCGGGGCAACAGGTGGACTCCATATATTCGGGGAACCTGGTGGAAATCTGCCCCGTGGGCGCCCTGACCAATACCGATTGGCGATACAAGATTCGGGTCTGGAAAACAAAAACCGCCGATTCGATTTGCCAGTACTGCGCCGATGGATGCAACATAAAGTTGTGGGCGGGACGTAACCGTATTTTCCGCGCCACTTCGAGACGCAACGATGATATCGACGAGGGCTGGATTTGCAATGTCGGCCGCTACGGCTACCAGATTGCCAACCCTGAGGGCCGTCTGACCACACCGCTGGTTAAAAAAGGCGATACCCAGGTTCCGGTCAGCTGGGAAGAGGCTATCGGCCTGGTGGTCAGGAAATTCAAGGAAATTAAAGATCGCAAGGGCGGGGTTTGTATCGGTGGTATGATATCGTCCATGCTCGACTCGAGATCTCTTTATTCCTTTTCGAAGTTTTTCCGGACGGTTTTGAATTCCAATAATGTCGATTTCAGAATCGATTATAAGATGCTTCCGGAAAGTTACGGTGATCTTTACACCCGAATGGCATCATGCAAATTCTCCATTGCGGATATAGAGAAATCCGACCTGATTTTGGTTATCGGTTCCAACCTGATCAAGGAACACCCGATCACTAATCTGCGGGTTCGCAAAGCCGTTACCAAACGCGGGGCCCGGTTGTTTACCATAAATCCGATGGCGACTAAGTCGGGGGATATTTCGACTGATGAAATCATCTATAAAATCGGCAACCTTCAGGCACTCATAAATGGCCTTTGCCTGAGTCTGGCTGATGGAAATACGGCGGTACCGGGAATCGATGCGAGACAACTGAAAAATCTTATTGAACCCACCGATCTCAAGGCTATCGAGAAACTGACCGGGGTCGGAACCGAACGGATTCAGGCGCTGGCCGGGGCCCTGACGCAGGCAAAAAATGTTACACTAATTGTCGGTGAAATTATTACCTCATCGGCCGCCCGCGATCAACTGGCGGCGGCCATCAATAATTTAATATTGATGGCCGGGATTCAGAATAAGGGCCAGATTGGTTTCCTGGCCAGGTACAGCAATAGTGTCGGGGCTCAGAAACTGGGCGTCATGCCGTTTCTGCCGGTGCCGATGATTGAAAAAATGAAGGAAATCTGGGGGACTTATCCTGAAAACGCCGGTCTGGCCGCGGATCGCATGATTCTATCGGCCAAAAAGGAGGATATCGATTCCCTGTTCGTGATCGGAGCTAATCCGATCGTGACCTATCCTGACGGCCAGTTCGTCAACCAGGGTTTTGAGAAACTTGATTTTCTAGTGGTGGCTGATCTTTTTGAGACGGAAACAAGCGCTATGGCTGATGTGGTTTTTCCTCTTTCAAGCTGGGCTGAGGACGACGGGACCTTTATCAATCTCGAGGGCCGTGAACAAATCTTCAAAGCCGCCTTGAAGCCGGTTGGTCATTCTCTTCCGGTTTATGAAATCATGAACCGGATTGCAGGGGGAATGAAGGCGAGGCTCTATGAAACCAAAGATTCGCTTGACCGCGAGATAAAAGACATTCTGGATATTTATAAACCGGGCGTTCCGGATATTCAATTAAGAGAATCCCATTTTATTCCGGAAAAAATCAATCCTGATTATCCGATTCCGTTACTGGTTGTTGATGAGACTCATCACATAGGGCATTTGACGGAAAAATCGAAATCGCTTTCGGCCTTTTGTAATGAATCTTTCCTGGAGATATCCCCATCGATGGCAGAGGAATTGAATATTGCCGAAGGAACTCTGGTCAGGGTGGAATCGGAGATCGGCAAAGTTGTTTTGCCGGCCAAGATATCGGAGATTCTGGATAATGAGGTTGTCACGGTGACCCGGAATTTCTCTGCCCGCCCGGTGAATGTCCTTCAGATGAGAAAGCGGCGGATCGACCGGGTAAAAATAACCGGGGTTGAAGAAAAATGA
- the nuoH gene encoding NADH-quinone oxidoreductase subunit NuoH codes for MTAFIIATMIKATVVVLVVLTGCAYSTWLERKLLGRLQHRIGPNVAGPAGLLQPIADAIKLAFKEDIVPAKAEKLTFALAPLIAFIPSLLSFAVIPFGNTATIMGYQIDMVISDLNVGILFIFAITSLGVYGIVLAGWSSGSKYSLLGGVRSSAQMISYEIAYGLSIIGVLVIAQSLSLKEIVAQQSSFFDWFIFRQPAGFIIFVICAIAETNRAPFDLPEAESELVGGYHTEYSSMRFALFFVGEYANMITAAAVVTTIFLGGWQGPFFPPVVWFVIKVFLFMAFYIWVRGTLPRFRYDQLMSFGWKVLFPLALLNVLITALIYRI; via the coding sequence ATGACGGCTTTTATAATTGCCACCATGATCAAGGCGACGGTGGTGGTCCTGGTGGTTCTGACCGGATGCGCCTACAGCACCTGGCTGGAGCGGAAGTTGCTGGGACGTCTTCAACATCGTATCGGTCCCAATGTGGCCGGACCGGCCGGCCTTCTGCAACCCATTGCCGATGCCATCAAGCTGGCTTTCAAGGAAGATATTGTCCCGGCCAAGGCTGAAAAACTTACCTTTGCCCTGGCGCCGTTGATAGCCTTTATACCATCCCTGCTCAGTTTCGCGGTGATACCATTCGGTAATACGGCGACGATCATGGGTTATCAAATTGACATGGTGATTTCCGATCTCAATGTCGGTATACTTTTTATATTTGCCATCACTTCGCTGGGTGTTTACGGCATTGTCCTGGCCGGATGGTCTTCGGGCTCGAAGTATTCGCTCCTGGGGGGAGTACGCTCCTCGGCCCAGATGATATCCTACGAAATAGCCTATGGTCTTTCGATTATCGGGGTTCTGGTGATTGCCCAGAGTCTGTCCCTGAAAGAAATAGTGGCTCAGCAATCATCCTTTTTCGACTGGTTCATATTCCGGCAACCGGCGGGCTTTATTATTTTCGTAATTTGCGCCATTGCAGAAACCAACCGGGCCCCGTTCGATCTGCCCGAAGCCGAGTCGGAACTGGTCGGGGGGTATCATACAGAATATTCCTCGATGCGTTTTGCCCTGTTTTTCGTCGGGGAATACGCCAACATGATAACCGCCGCGGCGGTGGTGACAACCATCTTTTTAGGTGGCTGGCAGGGACCGTTCTTCCCACCCGTTGTCTGGTTTGTGATAAAAGTATTTTTATTTATGGCCTTTTATATCTGGGTGCGCGGAACCCTGCCGCGATTCCGTTACGATCAACTGATGAGTTTCGGCTGGAAGGTATTGTTTCCGCTGGCCCTGCTTAATGTGCTGATAACAGCCCTGATTTACAGGATATAA